The following coding sequences lie in one Euhalothece natronophila Z-M001 genomic window:
- a CDS encoding RNA-guided endonuclease InsQ/TnpB family protein, producing MEKWLEMLRCQYNYLLGQRFDWWETHRTAVNSCSLICHLPELSDRPTYFSQKQRLTQLKKDRPWYKEVQSQVLQDCVKRVDLAFQRWLRGDKNGKKSGKPRFKGKGRYRTILFPQVKPDCIQGDYITLPKFKTIRLIKHRPLPDGFKIKTAQVTRKADGYYLTLSLEDISVPESTINIVPTSENTLGIDLGLKDFLVTSEGEKVEIPQFYRKGQDRLKKLQQKVSRRQKGSKRYQKAVKQLGKHHQKVARQRKDFHFNTIKSILSKGDVIAHEKLNIKGLARTKLAKSIYDAGWGTFLSRLAVKAENAGQLIVEVTPKNTSQNCSGCGKKVPKKLSERIHNCPHCGLSMDRDQNAAINIKNLAVGIPVSSKAQSRTEAQAGAAEKPDSHRVAIECG from the coding sequence ATTGAAAAATGGCTAGAGATGCTTCGCTGTCAATACAACTATTTGTTAGGTCAAAGGTTCGACTGGTGGGAAACTCATCGCACGGCTGTTAACTCATGCTCTTTAATCTGTCATCTCCCAGAGTTATCTGACCGTCCCACTTATTTTTCGCAAAAACAAAGGCTAACTCAACTGAAAAAGGATAGACCTTGGTATAAAGAGGTTCAGTCACAAGTCCTTCAAGATTGTGTAAAAAGAGTTGACTTAGCTTTTCAGCGTTGGCTTAGAGGGGATAAGAATGGGAAGAAATCAGGTAAGCCAAGATTTAAGGGAAAAGGACGTTATCGAACAATTTTGTTTCCACAAGTCAAACCTGATTGTATTCAAGGTGACTACATCACCTTACCTAAGTTTAAGACAATTCGGTTGATTAAACATCGTCCTCTACCCGATGGGTTCAAGATTAAAACCGCTCAGGTAACAAGGAAAGCTGATGGTTACTACTTAACGCTTTCTCTAGAAGATATCTCAGTTCCAGAGTCAACCATTAACATTGTTCCCACCTCAGAAAATACGTTGGGAATTGATCTGGGATTGAAGGACTTTTTGGTGACTTCTGAAGGCGAGAAAGTAGAAATTCCTCAGTTTTATCGAAAAGGACAAGATAGACTCAAAAAGCTACAGCAGAAGGTTTCTCGTCGTCAGAAAGGAAGTAAACGCTATCAAAAAGCAGTCAAGCAACTAGGAAAACACCATCAGAAGGTTGCTAGACAGAGAAAAGATTTTCACTTTAACACCATTAAATCAATTCTCAGTAAGGGAGATGTAATTGCCCATGAGAAACTGAATATCAAAGGACTTGCCAGAACCAAACTAGCCAAATCAATCTATGATGCTGGTTGGGGAACATTTTTAAGTAGGTTAGCTGTCAAAGCTGAAAATGCTGGACAGTTAATAGTAGAAGTTACTCCCAAAAATACATCACAGAATTGCTCAGGTTGTGGCAAGAAAGTTCCGAAGAAGCTATCAGAAAGAATCCATAATTGTCCTCATTGTGGTCTGTCCATGGATCGGGATCAAAACGCGGCGATAAATATTAAGAATTTGGCGGTTGGGATACCCGTCAGTAGTAAAGCTCAGTCACGAACCGAAGCGCAAGCTGGTGCTGCTGAGAAGCCCGACTCACATCGCGTAGCGATTGAGTGTGGGTAA
- a CDS encoding PCP reductase family protein, translating to MTETNPFSSSLQWTSEAKAKLKNIPFFVRSQARQRIEEMARASDAEVVTAEMVEEARKQFGN from the coding sequence ATGACTGAAACTAATCCTTTTTCCTCTTCCTTGCAATGGACAAGTGAAGCCAAGGCAAAATTAAAAAACATTCCCTTCTTTGTGCGCTCCCAAGCTCGGCAACGCATAGAAGAAATGGCAAGAGCTTCTGATGCGGAAGTCGTCACCGCAGAAATGGTAGAAGAAGCTCGCAAACAGTTTGGTAACTAA
- a CDS encoding PepSY domain-containing protein gives MNWRKKFREWHRRIAGIMILPLIITAITGISYRLLKDWFGWSRDQAHFLMVIHEGEYLGDQLKGIYVLLNGLGVLFLLTTGATMLFSSLAKSGLFSSAKQEESQ, from the coding sequence ATGAATTGGCGTAAAAAGTTTCGAGAATGGCATCGACGGATTGCTGGCATTATGATTCTCCCCCTGATTATTACCGCAATTACAGGAATTTCCTATCGCCTATTAAAAGATTGGTTTGGTTGGAGCAGAGATCAAGCTCATTTTTTAATGGTGATTCACGAAGGAGAATACCTTGGGGATCAGTTAAAAGGAATTTATGTCTTACTCAATGGTTTAGGCGTTTTATTCCTACTAACCACAGGCGCAACCATGTTATTTTCTAGTCTTGCCAAGTCTGGACTTTTCTCCTCTGCCAAACAGGAAGAATCACAATAA
- the ltrA gene encoding group II intron reverse transcriptase/maturase yields MPKANPTRRVYIPKSNGKKRPLGIPTVRDRVAQAMVKNLLEPEWEAVFEPNSYGFRCGRSCQDAIAQCFQRLSINPSSCTDKWVLDADISGFFDNIAHESILTAIESVPRGDLIEGWLKAGYLDNGILNPTDTGTPQGGVISPLLANIGLHGLEDYIKSINPKVGVIRYADDFVVTSKDKESLEQILDQIKQWMSKRGLEISTEKTRIVSMEEGFDFLGFNLRHYGGKLLIKPQKKKVLAFCKKIGETLRKMKACTQEEVIKILNPLLRGFANYYRGVVSKSTFSYISHRVWQYLWKWCCRRHPNKSKKWVRARYFGSYRGNHWTFMCKGTGRGNKEKLFVLYDISSTPIVRHVKVKGTASPDDPSLRDYWHKRNLKIGKQKWAKGSKNEQVAKMQEHKCPICGDSLYNGEEIETHHIVPVKDGGSDDTENLIHLHKACHKQVHSSKSKTKAGSKA; encoded by the coding sequence ATGCCCAAGGCTAACCCGACACGACGAGTTTACATACCCAAGTCAAATGGGAAGAAACGTCCCCTCGGAATCCCTACCGTACGGGATAGAGTCGCACAAGCAATGGTTAAAAATTTACTAGAACCTGAATGGGAAGCCGTATTTGAGCCTAATTCCTACGGATTTAGATGCGGTCGAAGTTGTCAGGATGCTATAGCACAATGCTTTCAAAGGTTGAGTATCAATCCCTCAAGTTGCACCGACAAATGGGTTCTGGATGCTGATATTTCAGGTTTCTTCGACAACATTGCCCATGAATCTATCCTGACAGCAATTGAATCTGTACCACGTGGAGATTTAATTGAAGGATGGTTAAAAGCTGGTTACCTCGACAATGGGATTCTCAATCCAACCGATACGGGGACACCTCAAGGTGGGGTGATAAGCCCTCTGTTAGCAAACATTGGGTTACATGGGTTGGAAGACTACATTAAGTCAATCAACCCGAAGGTCGGAGTTATTCGTTATGCAGATGATTTCGTCGTCACCTCCAAGGATAAAGAGAGTCTCGAACAAATCTTAGACCAGATAAAGCAATGGATGTCCAAAAGAGGTCTAGAAATCAGCACGGAGAAGACGAGAATCGTCTCAATGGAAGAAGGTTTTGACTTTCTTGGGTTCAACTTACGTCACTACGGTGGCAAATTACTGATTAAGCCCCAGAAGAAGAAGGTTCTTGCCTTCTGTAAAAAGATTGGGGAAACTCTAAGAAAAATGAAAGCCTGCACTCAGGAAGAGGTCATTAAAATCCTAAATCCACTTCTCCGAGGTTTTGCTAACTACTACAGAGGAGTAGTAAGCAAATCAACCTTTAGCTATATTTCACATCGAGTATGGCAATACCTCTGGAAATGGTGTTGTCGGCGACACCCAAACAAAAGCAAAAAGTGGGTACGAGCTAGATACTTCGGTTCATACAGAGGGAATCATTGGACTTTTATGTGCAAAGGGACTGGTCGTGGAAATAAAGAGAAACTCTTTGTTCTTTATGACATCAGTAGTACACCCATAGTAAGGCACGTGAAAGTCAAAGGGACAGCAAGCCCTGATGACCCCTCACTTCGGGACTATTGGCACAAGAGAAACCTCAAGATAGGAAAACAAAAATGGGCGAAAGGCTCTAAGAATGAGCAAGTAGCCAAGATGCAAGAGCATAAGTGTCCTATTTGTGGTGATAGCCTCTATAACGGAGAAGAAATCGAAACCCACCACATAGTACCTGTGAAAGATGGTGGCTCGGACGACACCGAGAATTTAATCCACTTACACAAAGCGTGTCATAAACAGGTACACAGTTCAAAATCCAAGACGAAGGCTGGAAGTAAGGCTTGA
- a CDS encoding reverse transcriptase N-terminal domain-containing protein: MSSITLTNGLRGQLSDWGQINWRKVKKSVRNLRMRIFRAKSLGQWKKLRRLQKLLLRSRANLLLSVRQITQINQGKRTAGVDKEVLNTPNE, translated from the coding sequence ATGTCATCTATAACGTTGACAAATGGACTAAGGGGACAGCTTTCAGACTGGGGTCAAATTAACTGGCGTAAAGTCAAGAAGTCTGTCAGAAACTTACGTATGCGAATCTTTCGTGCTAAAAGTCTTGGTCAGTGGAAGAAGTTACGCCGACTTCAGAAGCTGTTGTTACGAAGCCGAGCCAATTTGCTTTTATCAGTGCGACAAATCACTCAAATCAATCAAGGAAAGCGAACCGCAGGGGTAGATAAGGAGGTATTAAACACCCCAAACGAGTGA
- a CDS encoding mechanosensitive ion channel family protein codes for MDDFLKILEQSLNIGIDTRTITIFSLVSILLVGLAIWAVPKLFRLINNFLIPSEIRSLYQNIIEPFQGWLGLTTILILIDIILNYFFEAKWINIIEIPIALGIAALVSWSGSSIFSRYFDLYLLDAAIQSKRKINSELLLLGKIIVNASIILIVIIVFAQTHQVNLVGLVASLGVGGLAVAFAAQKSLEQLLGGIVLYVDRPFVPDDYIGLPDGTFGRVESIGLRSTRIRVSGKGTLMVVPNNFLTQTNIENFTGAKKVISMIYINFDLLISDTERAFIRQVITNSTKDIFGIDPRNTEIMFKTIQKDGQEATQAQVSLLILGSGEVSMELRRQLLDAARQNITRELRQFGIGFDIEDRNINVDAPITI; via the coding sequence ATGGATGATTTCTTGAAAATATTGGAACAGTCTCTAAATATCGGGATTGATACCAGAACAATTACAATATTCAGCCTAGTTTCAATTTTATTGGTGGGGTTAGCTATTTGGGCAGTTCCTAAACTTTTTCGATTGATTAATAATTTTCTAATTCCTAGTGAAATCCGCTCCCTTTATCAAAATATAATTGAACCTTTTCAGGGGTGGCTTGGTTTAACGACAATTTTAATTTTAATTGATATCATCCTTAATTATTTTTTTGAAGCCAAATGGATCAATATTATTGAAATTCCGATCGCGTTAGGGATAGCCGCCTTAGTTTCTTGGTCAGGGTCAAGCATTTTTAGTCGCTACTTTGATCTTTATTTATTAGATGCTGCTATTCAAAGTAAGCGTAAAATCAATAGTGAACTATTACTATTAGGCAAAATTATTGTTAATGCGAGTATTATTTTAATTGTTATTATTGTCTTTGCCCAAACTCATCAAGTTAACCTAGTGGGGTTAGTTGCCAGTTTAGGCGTAGGTGGTTTAGCAGTTGCCTTTGCCGCGCAAAAGAGTTTAGAACAGTTATTAGGGGGAATTGTTCTTTATGTGGATCGTCCCTTTGTTCCTGATGATTATATTGGTTTACCTGATGGTACATTTGGGCGAGTGGAATCTATTGGTTTACGTTCGACACGAATTCGGGTTTCTGGGAAAGGAACATTAATGGTTGTTCCTAATAATTTCTTAACCCAAACCAATATTGAGAACTTTACAGGGGCGAAAAAAGTCATTTCCATGATTTATATTAATTTCGATCTCCTAATTTCTGATACAGAAAGAGCCTTTATTCGTCAAGTTATCACCAATAGTACCAAAGATATTTTTGGGATTGATCCTCGTAATACCGAAATTATGTTTAAAACAATTCAAAAAGATGGACAAGAAGCAACACAAGCACAAGTCAGTCTTCTTATTTTAGGATCAGGAGAAGTTTCAATGGAGTTACGTCGCCAACTATTAGATGCTGCCCGTCAAAATATTACTCGGGAGTTAAGACAGTTTGGCATTGGTTTTGATATTGAGGATCGCAATATTAATGTTGATGCCCCAATTACCATTTAA
- a CDS encoding M48 family metallopeptidase, which translates to MNQKFLRPLKKLLKRSKYGLISLLVIVGLVVGTPQVSQAFSFSFIDLIFRGVQVFQLSNMSDSQEVELGKRINQQLVNREFTLYENREVNRYVDQIGERLVDNSSRPDLPFTFQVVDDDRINAFATMGGFVYLHTGLIKEAENEAELAGVIGHEIGHITARHAIQQMRQRAIAQGLLSAAGLDRSDAVQIGVELAVSRPNSRQDEFEADEKGLEMITASGYAPGGLVSFMEKLKQQGGSPPTFLSTHPAVDDRIDRLQANMDNPEQGDGLNAQAYQQRTQALR; encoded by the coding sequence ATGAATCAAAAATTCTTACGACCCCTAAAAAAATTACTTAAACGCTCGAAATATGGGCTGATTTCTCTACTTGTGATTGTTGGTTTGGTGGTTGGAACACCACAAGTTAGCCAAGCCTTTTCTTTCTCTTTCATTGATTTAATTTTCCGAGGAGTGCAAGTTTTCCAACTCTCGAATATGTCGGATAGTCAAGAGGTGGAGTTAGGGAAGCGAATTAATCAGCAATTAGTTAATCGGGAATTCACCTTATATGAAAATCGCGAAGTGAATCGCTATGTGGATCAAATTGGAGAACGATTAGTGGATAACAGTAGTCGCCCTGATTTGCCTTTTACTTTCCAAGTAGTGGATGATGATAGGATTAATGCTTTTGCCACTATGGGAGGCTTTGTTTATTTACATACAGGCTTAATTAAAGAAGCTGAGAATGAAGCAGAGTTAGCTGGGGTGATTGGTCATGAAATTGGTCATATTACGGCCCGTCATGCGATTCAACAAATGCGTCAACGCGCGATCGCGCAAGGATTGCTTTCTGCAGCCGGCTTAGATCGTAGTGATGCCGTTCAAATTGGGGTAGAGTTAGCCGTGAGTCGCCCGAATAGTCGTCAAGATGAGTTTGAAGCGGATGAAAAAGGACTAGAGATGATCACAGCTTCTGGATATGCACCGGGCGGCTTAGTTAGCTTTATGGAGAAACTCAAACAACAAGGCGGTTCTCCCCCTACCTTCTTAAGTACCCATCCTGCGGTAGATGATCGCATTGATCGCCTACAAGCCAACATGGATAATCCTGAACAAGGAGATGGCTTAAATGCCCAAGCTTACCAGCAACGCACCCAAGCCCTAAGATAA
- a CDS encoding peroxiredoxin yields MALAIGTQAPDFTTKDSDGNTVSLSDFKGKMVVLYFYPKDDTPGCTKEAQSFRDNYEKYQQQDMVVLGVSRDDEASHKMFKEKYGLPFTLLADVDGSITKAFDADGGEVSKRITYVIDPDGKISYVDTNVNTSTHADDVLGAVK; encoded by the coding sequence ATGGCACTGGCAATTGGTACCCAAGCACCAGATTTTACAACCAAAGATAGTGACGGGAATACCGTTTCCCTCTCTGACTTTAAGGGGAAAATGGTAGTTCTCTACTTTTACCCCAAAGACGACACCCCAGGTTGCACCAAGGAAGCGCAAAGTTTCCGCGATAACTATGAAAAGTACCAACAACAGGACATGGTGGTTTTAGGGGTTAGTCGAGATGATGAAGCCTCTCATAAAATGTTTAAAGAGAAATATGGCTTACCCTTTACCCTTTTAGCCGATGTTGATGGCTCAATTACAAAAGCCTTTGATGCTGACGGTGGGGAAGTCTCTAAGCGCATTACTTACGTCATTGATCCTGATGGCAAAATCAGTTACGTTGATACGAATGTCAACACCAGTACCCATGCTGACGATGTTTTAGGGGCAGTTAAATAG
- a CDS encoding class I SAM-dependent methyltransferase, with protein MISTHQEGKAQFKVGNAFYRPTTQIVRDLGILAAAIHKQKTGELRVLDAMAGCGVRGLRYLLEAEAEFVWVNDADPNVYPVLSDNLRTTLSASQYHLTQTDVNRIFFDCYNRSDFYDLIDVDCFGAPVPYVGTVLWGTKLGGMVYLTSTDGRSVTGNNVHNSLKFYGAYARSHPAAHEQGLRLIMGKLQEQAASQERGVDPVFAYFTGETYRVMMRFVEKPQLTENNYGWLGYCHHCGNYQTVGWRKLGKAICPYDGEKLVLSGPLWLDSLHDRATVKEMANLAQEWGWSKPMSLLNLMATEADLPPYFYTLQHIGKKGKIDLPKRDRLIATLQEQGYRACATHVNLQAIKTDASFTHCVETAKELSS; from the coding sequence TTGATCTCAACTCACCAAGAAGGAAAAGCACAGTTTAAAGTTGGAAATGCCTTTTATCGCCCTACAACCCAGATCGTTCGAGACTTAGGTATTTTAGCCGCTGCTATTCACAAACAAAAAACAGGAGAGTTGCGAGTTTTAGACGCAATGGCAGGATGTGGGGTAAGAGGATTACGTTATCTGTTAGAAGCAGAGGCGGAGTTTGTCTGGGTTAATGACGCTGATCCTAATGTTTATCCTGTCTTAAGCGACAATTTAAGAACCACTCTCTCAGCATCCCAATATCACCTTACCCAAACTGATGTTAATCGCATTTTTTTTGACTGTTATAATCGCTCCGATTTTTATGATTTAATTGATGTAGATTGTTTTGGTGCGCCTGTTCCCTATGTTGGTACAGTTTTATGGGGAACCAAGCTAGGGGGCATGGTTTATCTCACCAGTACAGATGGGCGTTCTGTTACGGGGAATAATGTTCACAATAGCTTAAAATTCTATGGGGCTTATGCCCGTTCCCATCCTGCTGCCCATGAACAAGGGTTACGCCTGATTATGGGAAAACTTCAAGAACAAGCTGCCAGCCAAGAACGTGGCGTTGATCCTGTTTTTGCTTATTTTACAGGGGAAACGTATCGCGTAATGATGCGCTTTGTTGAAAAGCCACAACTAACTGAAAATAATTATGGTTGGCTAGGCTATTGTCATCACTGTGGTAACTATCAGACAGTGGGTTGGCGTAAACTAGGAAAGGCAATTTGCCCTTATGATGGGGAAAAATTAGTTCTCAGTGGCCCCCTGTGGCTAGATTCCTTACACGATCGCGCGACAGTTAAAGAGATGGCTAATTTAGCTCAAGAATGGGGTTGGAGTAAACCAATGTCTTTACTGAATCTGATGGCAACAGAAGCGGATCTTCCTCCCTACTTTTATACGTTACAACACATTGGTAAGAAGGGGAAAATAGATTTACCGAAGCGCGATCGGTTAATTGCAACGCTACAAGAGCAAGGCTATCGCGCCTGTGCTACTCATGTCAATTTACAAGCGATTAAAACCGATGCAAGTTTCACTCACTGCGTTGAAACAGCAAAAGAATTAAGTTCTTAA